In the genome of Leptospira dzoumogneensis, one region contains:
- a CDS encoding MFS transporter, which produces MRENQVKVYGYRWVILGLYALITAIIQIQWLTFAPIAREAKVFYDVSSLQIDLLSLIFMGVFVLMAIPASYIIDTYGIKIGVGVGAALTGIFSLSKGVYADNFSIVVASQIGLAIAQPFILNAVTKVSVQWFPITERATAVAIGTLAQFVGIILVMAITPRMLGEVNPNPQEIPGILLNYGLVALSGAVVFLAFFKEKPPTAPDNVNLQDSKFKVFEGLKHILSQKDMRKSLLLFLIGLGVFNAVSTCIDQICETKHLNMTQSGEIAGMMLMSGIIAGIFVPLISDKVGKRQPFLVISMAGFLPGMLLFSLANDYTLVLTGAFLIGFFLLGIGAPIGFQYCAEITSPAPESSSQGLLLWIGQISGIFFILGLNFLGIDLFLKIFIGLGVLNLGLSFLLKESPLMLGAKVQENSLSRK; this is translated from the coding sequence ATGCGTGAAAACCAAGTAAAGGTATACGGCTACAGATGGGTGATTCTTGGTCTATACGCACTAATTACGGCGATTATCCAAATCCAATGGCTGACTTTTGCGCCGATAGCCAGAGAGGCTAAAGTATTTTACGATGTATCCAGCCTTCAAATAGATCTTCTCTCCCTTATCTTTATGGGAGTATTCGTATTAATGGCAATCCCTGCTTCTTATATAATCGATACTTACGGAATTAAGATAGGAGTCGGAGTGGGAGCGGCTCTCACAGGAATTTTCTCCTTAAGTAAAGGAGTGTATGCGGATAATTTTAGTATAGTGGTTGCATCTCAAATCGGCTTAGCAATCGCACAACCTTTCATATTAAACGCAGTCACTAAAGTAAGTGTGCAATGGTTTCCGATCACTGAAAGAGCCACCGCTGTTGCTATCGGAACACTCGCACAATTTGTAGGCATAATCTTAGTAATGGCGATCACTCCTAGAATGTTAGGAGAAGTAAATCCGAACCCACAAGAAATCCCTGGAATTCTTTTGAATTATGGATTGGTAGCTTTGTCAGGAGCCGTCGTATTCTTAGCGTTCTTTAAAGAAAAACCTCCGACTGCTCCGGACAATGTAAATCTACAAGATTCCAAATTTAAAGTATTCGAAGGTTTAAAACATATTTTAAGCCAAAAGGATATGAGAAAATCTCTGCTTCTATTTTTGATCGGACTCGGAGTATTCAATGCAGTCAGCACTTGTATAGATCAGATCTGCGAAACAAAACATCTGAACATGACCCAGTCCGGAGAAATTGCAGGAATGATGTTAATGTCAGGAATTATTGCAGGTATCTTTGTTCCATTGATCTCAGATAAGGTCGGCAAAAGACAACCTTTCTTGGTGATCTCTATGGCAGGGTTTTTACCGGGAATGTTATTATTCTCCTTAGCAAACGATTATACATTAGTTTTAACCGGAGCATTTTTAATCGGGTTTTTCTTACTCGGGATTGGAGCGCCGATCGGATTCCAATATTGTGCAGAGATCACCTCTCCCGCACCTGAATCTTCTTCCCAAGGTCTTTTACTTTGGATCGGTCAGATCTCAGGGATCTTCTTTATCTTGGGGCTGAACTTTTTAGGAATAGATCTATTCTTAAAAATATTCATAGGTCTTGGGGTCCTGAACTTAGGTTTATCTTTTTTACTCAAAGAATCTCCACTCATGCTTGGAGCAAAAGTACAGGAGAATTCTCTCTCCAGAAAATAA
- a CDS encoding TetR/AcrR family transcriptional regulator — protein sequence MKLSKAKPGWKKMPEEVRKGSILQAAMQCFFSKGFERTSVQDIADAAGLTKGGIYFHFESKEEIRDTLIQNFLSWERFGFEEPEVKALPPHLRLVEYLERLANRLAVEGNCSPRLFAEATACGAMEKEILSFYDSLEKLFAKTIKEAQENGKVREDLSPELSARTLLALFDGLQIQSDISDKRALQTKGREVLKVFFKSMLFLPQDGCEI from the coding sequence ATGAAACTAAGCAAAGCTAAACCGGGCTGGAAAAAAATGCCGGAGGAAGTCCGAAAGGGATCCATCCTTCAGGCAGCTATGCAATGTTTCTTTAGTAAGGGTTTTGAAAGGACCTCCGTCCAGGACATAGCGGACGCAGCCGGTCTCACAAAAGGCGGGATCTATTTCCATTTTGAAAGCAAAGAAGAGATCAGAGACACTCTCATCCAAAACTTTTTGTCCTGGGAAAGGTTCGGATTCGAAGAGCCTGAAGTAAAAGCACTCCCACCACATCTGCGCTTGGTAGAATACCTAGAAAGACTTGCGAATCGTCTGGCAGTGGAAGGAAATTGCAGCCCTCGCCTATTTGCAGAAGCCACTGCCTGCGGCGCCATGGAAAAAGAAATATTAAGTTTTTATGATTCTTTAGAAAAACTTTTCGCTAAAACTATTAAGGAAGCCCAAGAAAACGGCAAGGTCAGGGAAGATCTTTCTCCTGAACTTTCTGCAAGGACACTACTTGCACTTTTTGACGGTTTGCAGATCCAATCCGATATTTCCGATAAAAGAGCGCTGCAGACCAAAGGCAGGGAAGTGCTGAAAGTGTTTTTTAAATCTATGTTATTCCTTCCTCAGGATGGCTGTGAGATTTAA
- a CDS encoding L-dopachrome tautomerase-related protein — protein sequence MLKKWALVFVLVSTIVKCETGNLEDRTTLPKYPTSSLEKVIQLDRPPGNISASASGRIFFSFFPQGSPPIKVAELKNGQVLPFPNQNFQKNFNTVLSVRVDDKNRLWTLDYGNLAITRPKVYAFDIETGATVHEYEFPVSIAPKDSLFNDMQIDTVTETIFITDTSPLIPDPGLVVYDITNKKARRLLKDHVSVVGERNEIVVNGSPFQVAGVSIIFNADSIALDQNREWLYFAPFTSGELYRAKTSVLRDSTLSAAGLAAQVEQYSLKSMSDGISIDKSGNIYVTDAEHSAVNLIDPDKKITTLFKDPSFRWPDGFSYAPDGYMYLTCSALNEVFLQTDSTILSKGPYYIYRFKPEAEGIIGR from the coding sequence ATGTTAAAAAAATGGGCTCTGGTCTTTGTATTGGTTTCCACCATTGTAAAATGTGAAACGGGAAATTTAGAAGATAGGACAACGTTACCTAAGTATCCTACTTCTTCTTTGGAAAAAGTGATCCAGTTGGATCGTCCTCCCGGTAATATAAGCGCGTCCGCTTCCGGCCGAATCTTCTTCTCTTTCTTCCCCCAAGGATCTCCTCCGATCAAAGTTGCCGAGTTAAAGAATGGCCAGGTACTTCCTTTTCCAAACCAGAACTTTCAGAAAAATTTTAATACTGTTCTTTCAGTCAGAGTAGATGATAAAAATCGCCTTTGGACCCTGGATTATGGCAATCTAGCAATAACAAGACCGAAAGTTTACGCATTCGATATAGAAACAGGAGCCACCGTCCATGAGTATGAATTCCCGGTTTCTATCGCTCCTAAGGATTCTTTGTTCAACGATATGCAGATCGACACCGTAACAGAGACGATCTTTATCACCGATACAAGCCCTCTCATCCCGGATCCTGGCTTAGTTGTTTATGATATCACAAATAAAAAAGCAAGACGCCTGCTGAAAGACCATGTCTCCGTAGTGGGAGAAAGAAATGAGATCGTTGTGAACGGATCTCCTTTCCAAGTGGCAGGAGTTTCTATCATATTTAATGCGGACTCAATCGCTTTGGACCAAAATAGGGAATGGTTGTATTTTGCTCCTTTCACTTCCGGAGAACTATACCGCGCTAAAACCAGCGTTTTAAGGGATTCTACGTTATCCGCGGCGGGGCTCGCGGCCCAGGTAGAACAATATTCTTTAAAATCAATGAGTGACGGGATCAGCATAGATAAGAGCGGAAATATTTATGTGACAGACGCGGAACATTCTGCAGTGAACTTGATCGATCCTGATAAAAAGATCACCACATTATTCAAGGACCCAAGCTTCCGTTGGCCTGACGGATTCAGTTACGCTCCAGACGGATATATGTATCTGACTTGCAGCGCGTTAAACGAAGTGTTCTTGCAAACGGACAGCACTATCTTAAGCAAGGGACCTTATTATATCTATAGATTCAAACCGGAAGCGGAAGGGATTATCGGTAGATAA
- a CDS encoding flagellar assembly protein FlaA — translation MGRKKSKIDLLKIFSFISLTGIFILSGPILSKDLSGIYKEYVVQDFETEVFGEENVKAKLGPDFSPEVRISTVFRTPERESEKSLYIELSAEKNQSFQILFKKPWSSKEFVKEFKFHLYANDGGGSLFVLVRDSTLDQKKILLTHFNFSGWKVLSLDITRKVRQDDLVTHKNSELVFLGFLYEAPFERKRGTREVFVIDDILAKTRPKYLLFPSEKALVK, via the coding sequence ATGGGCCGGAAAAAATCCAAGATTGATCTGCTGAAAATTTTTTCCTTCATTTCACTCACTGGAATTTTTATCTTATCCGGCCCGATCTTATCCAAAGATCTTTCCGGAATTTATAAAGAATACGTGGTCCAAGATTTTGAAACCGAAGTTTTTGGAGAAGAAAACGTAAAAGCAAAACTCGGTCCTGATTTCAGTCCGGAAGTAAGGATCTCTACTGTGTTTAGAACTCCAGAAAGAGAATCCGAAAAATCTTTGTATATAGAATTAAGCGCGGAAAAAAATCAATCCTTTCAGATCTTATTCAAGAAACCTTGGTCCTCCAAAGAATTCGTAAAAGAGTTTAAATTCCATTTGTATGCAAACGATGGAGGGGGTTCTCTTTTTGTTTTGGTAAGAGACTCAACCTTGGATCAAAAAAAAATATTACTCACACATTTTAATTTTTCAGGATGGAAAGTTTTATCTTTGGATATCACTCGAAAAGTGAGACAGGACGATCTAGTGACTCATAAAAATTCAGAACTTGTGTTCTTAGGATTTTTATACGAAGCTCCTTTCGAAAGAAAAAGAGGTACAAGAGAAGTTTTCGTGATAGATGATATTCTTGCTAAGACAAGACCTAAATATCTTCTATTTCCTAGCGAAAAAGCTTTAGTAAAATAG
- a CDS encoding MBL fold metallo-hydrolase, giving the protein MKIYHYDSIPDVKEIGDGIFKTEIPQPFYAPNNIYILPAGEPALIDSGYLANLGMLQRALRKIGLSLSKIKHIFYTHNHLDHLSAVLTIRYYTDAKLYAMKGMASGIGNYLEHVEMFNRASKRLVYKGHRVPEDRKRELIRIEEGNLNLRNTLSRGTRIDPILKFDIELEEGDVIHAGGRDIGFLHTPGHNLWHLTPYILEENIFFTGDLVLQNISSIYAEIDGNLEDYYRSLERISKMSIRRLLPAHGPEPESPQKAIKLLHKTLQILERGVIRRLKEKEYDLSALTLEAMGEKVANSGYYNTAMAILHSMVRKFIDKGWVEIIETEPPYETYRWIAESESQS; this is encoded by the coding sequence TTGAAAATATATCATTATGACTCAATTCCAGATGTAAAAGAGATCGGGGACGGAATTTTTAAAACGGAGATCCCTCAGCCGTTTTATGCACCCAATAATATTTATATTCTTCCGGCTGGAGAACCTGCACTTATAGATTCGGGTTATCTTGCCAATTTAGGAATGCTCCAAAGAGCGCTTCGAAAGATCGGACTTAGCTTAAGTAAGATCAAACATATCTTTTATACTCATAATCATTTGGACCATCTGAGTGCCGTTCTTACGATCCGTTATTATACGGACGCAAAACTATACGCAATGAAAGGAATGGCCTCAGGCATCGGAAATTATCTGGAACATGTGGAAATGTTCAATAGAGCTTCTAAACGTCTGGTGTACAAAGGACATAGAGTTCCGGAAGATCGCAAAAGAGAATTGATAAGAATAGAAGAAGGAAATCTAAACTTAAGAAATACATTAAGTAGAGGAACTCGTATCGATCCTATCTTAAAATTCGATATAGAATTAGAAGAGGGAGATGTGATCCATGCCGGCGGAAGAGATATCGGCTTTTTGCATACTCCAGGCCATAATCTTTGGCATCTCACTCCTTATATCCTGGAAGAGAATATATTTTTCACGGGAGACCTGGTTCTCCAAAACATCTCTTCTATTTATGCGGAGATAGACGGAAACCTAGAGGATTATTACCGTTCCTTAGAAAGGATTTCCAAAATGAGCATTCGCAGATTACTGCCTGCTCATGGACCGGAGCCTGAGTCTCCTCAAAAGGCAATTAAACTTCTTCATAAAACGCTACAGATCTTAGAAAGAGGTGTGATCCGCAGACTTAAGGAAAAAGAATACGATCTTTCCGCTCTAACTTTAGAAGCTATGGGGGAGAAGGTTGCTAATTCAGGATATTATAATACTGCGATGGCGATCCTACATTCTATGGTCCGCAAGTTTATAGACAAGGGCTGGGTGGAAATTATAGAAACGGAACCACCTTATGAAACTTATCGATGGATCGCTGAATCAGAGTCCCAGAGTTAA
- a CDS encoding apolipoprotein N-acyltransferase, which produces MIRFSRNPIRPFLYLIGIASGILFGMEPFEFFPAGGLSALCAYLLFLELKEWRLRSAIFWLLGLSQIINLIVFFWIPSSISAISGAGAGISWALFLVYGVFSHCKLIVFYLGWNFSLFLYNKHINSPERSILFGWLIFPIWGVLSDLIMPQLFPWYWGNLAEGNLSFSQIASWTGIFGVGFFLLLGSSSLVLIRNAFGQRYGIAGILIFGIVWTLGSFRLYSAPDYTVPSSTPAIEDGILKLSGVLIQPNTSPGKRELAENPEFVGQTISTSLELGLRSSLETSPPPDLLFLPESAVPFHGTIPNENPGQGVYSSTYHGALMYLTYKSGADILYNELNRFPEGLKNQVTLLSSSNGEVQRYDKRRLLAFGEYIPFESVFPFLRKLFKETSFYIPGEDPKPLMGNRSLRRERLPSLPTEEETPLIQNPDHFRPILAGSGKEENISYQILPLICYEAMFSYLVRDSVKFASKDTYTFFVNPTNDSWFSSEVEAWQHAGAVRFRAIEFGLTMVRPAVTGISLAVDPYGRNLNHPTKYGEKNTRSFLLPATKLKEGGNTFYSEWGNFPFYLYTILVFTLFFLVGKKVSFKTKG; this is translated from the coding sequence ATGATCCGGTTTTCCAGAAATCCGATCCGTCCATTTTTATACCTGATCGGAATTGCGTCCGGAATCCTTTTCGGAATGGAGCCCTTCGAATTTTTTCCTGCGGGAGGACTCTCCGCGTTATGCGCCTATCTTCTATTTTTAGAATTAAAAGAATGGAGACTTAGATCTGCGATCTTCTGGCTTTTGGGACTTTCTCAGATCATTAATCTGATCGTATTTTTCTGGATCCCCTCTTCTATTTCCGCAATTTCGGGAGCAGGTGCAGGTATTTCCTGGGCCCTATTTCTGGTATATGGTGTTTTCTCCCACTGCAAACTGATCGTCTTTTACTTAGGATGGAATTTCAGTTTATTTTTATATAATAAGCATATAAACTCTCCGGAGAGATCCATTCTATTCGGCTGGTTGATCTTTCCTATTTGGGGGGTTTTATCCGATCTGATCATGCCTCAACTTTTCCCTTGGTACTGGGGAAATTTAGCGGAAGGAAATCTTTCCTTTTCTCAAATCGCATCTTGGACCGGAATATTTGGAGTAGGATTTTTTCTACTTTTAGGAAGTTCTTCTTTAGTTTTAATTAGAAATGCCTTCGGACAAAGATACGGGATTGCCGGGATCCTTATTTTCGGGATCGTTTGGACCTTAGGAAGTTTCAGGCTTTATTCCGCTCCGGATTATACCGTTCCGAGTTCCACTCCAGCAATTGAAGATGGGATCTTAAAACTTTCAGGAGTTCTAATACAGCCTAATACTAGTCCCGGCAAAAGAGAACTGGCTGAAAATCCTGAATTCGTAGGGCAAACGATCAGCACAAGTTTGGAGCTGGGACTTCGTTCTTCTTTGGAAACTTCTCCGCCTCCCGATCTTTTATTTTTACCCGAATCCGCTGTCCCGTTCCATGGAACCATTCCGAATGAAAATCCGGGACAAGGAGTATATTCTTCCACATATCACGGCGCATTAATGTATCTAACGTATAAGTCCGGCGCGGATATTTTATACAATGAATTGAATCGTTTTCCGGAAGGTTTAAAAAACCAGGTCACACTTCTTTCTTCTTCTAATGGAGAAGTGCAACGTTACGATAAAAGAAGATTACTTGCTTTCGGAGAATATATTCCTTTCGAATCCGTATTTCCTTTTTTAAGAAAACTGTTTAAGGAGACTTCCTTTTATATTCCTGGAGAAGACCCTAAACCTCTGATGGGAAATCGTTCTTTGAGAAGAGAAAGACTTCCCTCTTTGCCTACGGAAGAAGAAACTCCTTTGATCCAAAATCCGGATCATTTCCGTCCAATTTTAGCCGGCTCCGGCAAGGAAGAAAATATTTCCTACCAGATCTTACCTTTGATCTGTTACGAGGCAATGTTCTCTTATCTTGTAAGAGACTCCGTAAAATTCGCATCCAAGGATACGTATACTTTTTTTGTAAATCCTACAAATGATTCCTGGTTCTCTTCCGAAGTGGAAGCCTGGCAGCATGCGGGAGCGGTTCGATTTAGAGCGATAGAATTCGGACTCACAATGGTGCGTCCTGCAGTTACAGGAATTTCGCTCGCGGTGGATCCTTATGGTAGAAATCTAAATCATCCGACAAAATATGGAGAAAAGAACACCAGATCCTTTTTACTTCCTGCTACAAAATTGAAAGAAGGAGGAAATACATTCTATTCAGAATGGGGAAATTTTCCTTTTTATTTATATACGATCCTGGTATTCACGTTATTCTTCCTTGTAGGAAAAAAGGTATCTTTCAAAACTAAGGGTTAA
- a CDS encoding NAD(P)-dependent oxidoreductase: MSLPILFYPEGTVGASEIFSHFRNLDMRSYPAKSPEEIEKFKPTILIANTRLKVDRETCRTFPSVKIFATVSSGTDHVNFSDLKKESRVFINSPGSNAGSVAEYCWVSLLHFFSEEELKKKNVGIIGFGNTGKTFAKILEKKKVPYIYNDPFIKDRSVPLDEILKCSIVSLHVPLTADGPYPTVNLLDEDKISELKEGTLLLNTSRGEVWSEDTFQTILNRTDLYKVMDVFSPEPPKGKIAEQMAGLENSIFTPHIAGYSQLGRLLGTYRLAEKLCILYKENKLPPLSEFLRSDQPISTETFLKEEDHKLRNSWKDQDWEYFERRRNSYPARKDLGLANLD, from the coding sequence ATGTCTCTTCCTATTCTTTTTTATCCGGAAGGAACCGTAGGCGCTTCGGAAATTTTTTCCCATTTCCGGAACTTAGACATGAGATCTTATCCCGCCAAATCTCCGGAAGAGATCGAAAAGTTTAAGCCTACAATATTGATCGCAAACACTAGACTCAAGGTGGATCGAGAGACCTGTCGAACGTTCCCTAGTGTAAAAATTTTTGCGACAGTGAGTTCCGGAACAGATCATGTGAATTTTTCGGATCTCAAAAAAGAATCCAGGGTATTCATCAATTCTCCAGGAAGCAATGCAGGTTCTGTCGCTGAATATTGCTGGGTTTCCCTTCTTCATTTTTTTTCGGAAGAAGAATTGAAAAAGAAGAATGTAGGCATCATCGGTTTCGGGAACACAGGCAAGACATTCGCTAAAATTTTAGAAAAGAAGAAGGTTCCTTATATCTACAACGACCCTTTTATCAAAGATCGATCTGTTCCTTTAGATGAGATCCTAAAATGTTCCATAGTCAGTCTGCATGTTCCTCTTACTGCGGATGGTCCTTATCCTACGGTAAACTTGCTCGACGAAGATAAAATTTCCGAATTGAAAGAAGGTACACTTCTTCTGAACACAAGCAGAGGAGAAGTTTGGTCCGAAGATACTTTCCAAACTATTTTGAACAGAACGGATCTATACAAGGTGATGGATGTGTTTTCTCCGGAACCTCCTAAGGGAAAGATCGCGGAACAAATGGCGGGTTTAGAAAATTCGATCTTCACTCCTCATATCGCAGGTTATAGCCAATTGGGAAGACTACTTGGCACCTATAGACTTGCGGAGAAGTTATGTATTTTATATAAAGAGAATAAACTCCCTCCACTTTCCGAATTTTTGAGATCGGATCAACCTATCTCTACGGAAACTTTTTTAAAAGAAGAAGATCATAAATTAAGAAACTCTTGGAAAGATCAGGACTGGGAATATTTCGAAAGAAGAAGAAATTCTTACCCGGCCAGAAAAGATCTAGGACTTGCGAATTTAGATTAG
- a CDS encoding NADH:flavin oxidoreductase/NADH oxidase family protein, with the protein MIQALSKEGISSELKLPNDQILKNRIVKASMEEGLSDKEFLPGKSLFKLYERWSQSGAGLLLTGNVMVDVNGLTGPGNVILRKDMDLSPLKKWAEIGQSGGSKIWMQINHPGRQTFGFINETPVAPSPVKVHIPGRMFAKVFGEPRELSGEEIKVLIQKFVDAAVLAEKAGFNGVEVHSAHGYLLNQFLSPITNIRKDEWGGSLENRARFLLEVLKGIKTSVRSDFGIGVKLNSADFQSGGFQEEDSIQVIKMLEPIGLDLLEISGGNYESPAMQGTGTNKREAYFLDFAKKAKEITKIPLLVTGGFRSRSVMEEAIVSQEADLVGIAAPFAFHPTFVNGLLSGKIEKVSVEIPKLSNPAINSLSKMSAIRLQFRRMGEGKEPKLPGSLIWNMIRDQIRGRRNAKNYKNLLRRLLKPDLDTNR; encoded by the coding sequence ATGATCCAGGCATTATCAAAGGAAGGGATTTCATCCGAACTGAAACTTCCAAACGACCAAATACTCAAAAACAGAATCGTGAAAGCATCTATGGAAGAAGGTCTTTCGGATAAGGAATTTCTTCCCGGCAAAAGTTTATTCAAACTATATGAAAGATGGTCCCAATCAGGAGCGGGACTTCTTCTTACCGGAAACGTAATGGTGGACGTGAATGGACTTACCGGTCCGGGAAACGTGATCTTAAGAAAGGATATGGATCTTTCTCCACTTAAAAAATGGGCGGAGATAGGACAGTCCGGCGGATCCAAAATTTGGATGCAGATCAATCATCCGGGAAGACAAACATTCGGCTTTATTAACGAAACCCCCGTTGCACCTTCCCCGGTAAAAGTCCATATACCAGGAAGAATGTTCGCTAAGGTTTTTGGAGAACCAAGAGAATTAAGTGGAGAAGAGATTAAAGTTCTCATCCAAAAGTTCGTGGATGCTGCAGTCTTAGCCGAAAAAGCAGGGTTCAACGGAGTAGAAGTCCATTCTGCTCATGGATATTTATTAAACCAATTCCTATCTCCGATCACCAATATTAGAAAAGATGAATGGGGTGGTTCCTTAGAAAATCGCGCAAGATTCCTTTTAGAAGTTCTAAAAGGGATCAAAACATCTGTTCGATCCGATTTCGGGATTGGAGTTAAATTAAATTCCGCGGACTTCCAGAGTGGAGGTTTCCAGGAAGAAGATTCCATTCAAGTGATCAAAATGCTGGAACCGATCGGTTTGGATCTTTTGGAAATTTCGGGAGGGAATTATGAATCTCCTGCAATGCAAGGAACAGGCACAAACAAAAGAGAAGCTTACTTCTTGGATTTTGCCAAAAAGGCAAAAGAGATCACTAAAATCCCTCTGTTAGTAACCGGAGGATTCAGAAGCAGATCCGTAATGGAAGAAGCTATTGTTTCGCAAGAAGCGGACTTGGTAGGGATCGCTGCACCTTTTGCATTCCATCCTACATTCGTAAACGGATTACTTTCCGGAAAAATAGAAAAGGTTTCCGTAGAAATACCTAAACTTTCCAATCCTGCAATCAATTCACTTTCTAAGATGTCCGCGATCCGTCTTCAGTTCAGAAGAATGGGAGAAGGAAAAGAACCAAAACTACCAGGTTCTTTGATTTGGAATATGATCCGTGATCAGATCAGAGGAAGACGTAACGCTAAAAATTATAAGAACCTGCTTCGCAGGCTCTTGAAGCCCGACCTCGACACTAATCGATAG
- a CDS encoding lipase secretion chaperone, with the protein MLERLKEIPPKIWLFASGFLILILLIIFLLWEPGSTGKEFGFDGGDSPGFTVTQNENGEWIINPEIMATSRELYKDGQWLSYDEILKYAANGELDLVSSLWELRRKCPADYTPEQCNEIVKAFILEQYPGADGERLVGLFRKYLSYEMVLREFEQPRGKSQEEIYEIIKKKRREIFSDQDAKLIFGLEEAEKEFQYGYDQFLSEVKNLPGDKKLARYEEYRKGVYGNYYNTINKREPKFNKYETELYFKEADLNKLSAAEKDPQVRAIREKYFGKDGADRIEKVLKEIDAEKKKEEQTAQEEQNWLKSHPTARPEEKEKALNEIRVKILGQEEAEAYGRRKALEEDQKRLQGK; encoded by the coding sequence ATGTTAGAACGTTTAAAAGAAATCCCCCCGAAAATCTGGCTTTTTGCCTCTGGTTTTTTAATCCTTATATTACTGATCATATTCCTTCTCTGGGAACCCGGCTCAACCGGCAAAGAATTCGGTTTTGATGGAGGAGATTCTCCAGGCTTTACTGTAACTCAAAACGAGAATGGAGAATGGATCATCAATCCGGAGATCATGGCTACTTCTCGCGAATTATATAAAGACGGCCAATGGTTAAGCTACGATGAGATCCTGAAATATGCTGCGAATGGAGAATTGGATCTTGTATCTTCTCTTTGGGAATTGAGAAGGAAATGTCCCGCGGATTATACTCCGGAACAATGTAACGAAATAGTAAAAGCTTTCATCTTAGAACAGTATCCTGGAGCGGATGGAGAAAGGCTAGTCGGTCTTTTCAGAAAATATCTTTCTTATGAGATGGTATTAAGGGAATTCGAACAACCTAGAGGCAAAAGCCAGGAAGAAATTTACGAGATCATAAAGAAGAAAAGAAGAGAAATTTTCTCGGACCAAGATGCCAAGTTGATCTTCGGATTAGAAGAAGCGGAGAAGGAATTCCAGTACGGATACGACCAATTCCTAAGCGAGGTCAAAAATCTTCCCGGAGACAAAAAACTCGCAAGATATGAAGAATATCGTAAGGGAGTTTACGGAAATTATTATAATACGATCAACAAAAGAGAGCCTAAGTTCAATAAATACGAAACTGAACTCTATTTTAAAGAAGCGGACCTAAACAAATTATCCGCTGCGGAAAAAGATCCTCAGGTCCGTGCGATCCGAGAAAAATATTTCGGTAAGGACGGAGCAGATAGGATCGAAAAAGTCCTAAAAGAAATAGATGCGGAAAAGAAGAAGGAAGAGCAAACCGCACAAGAAGAACAGAACTGGCTAAAAAGCCATCCTACTGCAAGACCTGAAGAAAAAGAAAAAGCTCTGAACGAGATCAGAGTTAAAATTTTAGGACAAGAAGAAGCGGAGGCTTACGGTAGAAGAAAAGCCTTGGAAGAAGACCAAAAACGTTTGCAAGGCAAATGA
- a CDS encoding ribonuclease H-like domain-containing protein, which yields MLEHTFCHLPGIDVIEEGKLWDQGILHWNELREVLKEKVKSPSDMHSRLLLDSLDFSRKEMDRKNWDYFFFALPSQQKWRLFPIIRENLLYLDIETSGLGSGDFVTVVGTYDGKNFKTYLRGRNMDDFPEELSSSHVFVTYNGAAFDVPFLEKEFGKKFKNRHLDLMYILRSLGIKGGLKGCEKALGIKRDLPYEVNGADAVRLWWQYVQYDDQDALDLLLKYNKEDVVNLELLFIKAYNLKIKETRFFGEVIPEV from the coding sequence TTGTTAGAACATACATTCTGTCATCTCCCCGGCATCGACGTGATCGAGGAGGGAAAACTCTGGGACCAAGGAATTCTTCATTGGAACGAACTCAGAGAAGTATTAAAAGAAAAAGTAAAGTCTCCCTCAGACATGCATTCCAGATTACTATTGGACTCTCTGGATTTTTCCAGAAAGGAAATGGATAGAAAGAACTGGGACTATTTTTTCTTCGCTCTACCCAGCCAGCAAAAATGGAGACTGTTCCCGATCATCAGAGAAAATCTTCTCTACTTAGATATTGAAACTTCCGGTTTAGGGAGCGGCGACTTTGTGACTGTTGTCGGGACCTATGACGGTAAAAATTTCAAAACATATCTGAGAGGAAGGAATATGGATGATTTTCCGGAAGAACTTTCCTCTTCTCACGTTTTTGTGACTTATAATGGAGCAGCATTCGATGTTCCATTTTTAGAAAAAGAATTCGGTAAAAAATTCAAGAACCGTCATTTGGATCTAATGTATATTCTTAGAAGCCTTGGGATCAAAGGCGGCTTGAAAGGATGCGAGAAGGCATTAGGTATCAAAAGAGATCTTCCCTACGAAGTGAATGGCGCGGATGCAGTTAGATTATGGTGGCAGTATGTTCAATACGATGACCAAGACGCATTGGACCTTCTTTTAAAATATAATAAAGAAGACGTGGTCAACCTGGAACTTTTGTTTATCAAAGCCTATAACTTAAAGATCAAAGAAACACGATTTTTTGGGGAAGTGATCCCCGAGGTTTGA